The Peribacillus sp. FSL P2-0133 genome has a segment encoding these proteins:
- a CDS encoding HutD family protein, producing MSYSLKIIRKSEQITSLWSGGKTTQLAIYPEGGDYSKRDFNWRISTADVEVDESLFTHLPGIQRIIMILDGEMLLEHKGKHRVHLQPFEQDRFDGGWTTRSIGRVTDFNLMLAEGCEGDLSTIHLNDGIHSEVLDNGESTKRTDAYYCFKGKSRMNIDEKETIVLEQGDLVILNIDHFCNNLNIKLSNCEDDSSATIIKVSIFY from the coding sequence TTGTCATATTCACTAAAAATAATAAGAAAAAGTGAACAAATAACCAGTCTTTGGTCAGGTGGTAAAACAACTCAACTTGCAATTTATCCTGAAGGTGGAGATTACTCGAAGCGTGATTTCAACTGGCGGATAAGCACCGCAGATGTCGAGGTGGACGAATCCTTATTTACTCACCTTCCAGGCATTCAGAGAATCATCATGATCCTTGATGGTGAAATGTTGCTGGAACATAAAGGAAAGCACCGTGTGCATTTACAGCCATTTGAACAGGATCGGTTTGATGGAGGCTGGACGACCCGAAGTATTGGGAGGGTTACAGACTTTAATTTGATGTTAGCAGAAGGATGCGAAGGAGACCTTAGCACGATTCATTTGAATGATGGAATCCATTCTGAAGTGTTGGATAATGGGGAATCTACGAAAAGAACCGACGCCTATTATTGTTTCAAAGGAAAAAGTAGAATGAATATCGATGAAAAAGAGACTATTGTTTTAGAGCAAGGTGACTTGGTAATCTTGAACATAGATCATTTCTGCAACAATTTAAATATAAAGTTATCCAATTGCGAAGACGACTCATCTGCAACAATTATTAAGGTAAGTATTTTTTATTGA